TCGGTGTCGAGGCGAAGTTCGTCCAGACCAAATGGGCCGATCTGCTGACCGATATGGGCTCGGGCAAATGCGACGTCGCCATGGGCGGCATCTCGGTGACGCTCGACCGGCAGAAGAAGGTGTTCTTCTCGGCGCCCTATCTCGTCAACGGCAAGGCGCCGATCGTGCGCTGCGCCGACAAGGGCAAGTTCCAGACGGTCGCCGACATCGACAAGCCGGAGACGCGCGTCATCGTCAATCCGGGCGGCACCAACGAGCGCTTCGTGCGCGCCAACTTCAAGCAGGCCAAGATCGAGGTCTATCCCGACAACGTCACGATCTTCGACCAGATCCTCGCCGGCAAGGCCGATTTGATGATCGCCGAGTCGATCGAGGTGAAGGTCCAGGAGAAGGCCAAGCCCGGCCTCTGCGCCGTCAATCCCGACGAACCGCTGCAATATGGCGAGATGGGCTACATGCTCCCGCGCGGCGACGCGACCTTCAAGGCCTTCGTAGACCAATGGCTCCACCTCGCCAGGGCGACGGGCGAATTCGCTGGGATATACAACCAGTTCGTGCGGTAATTTGTAACCATCCACCGTCATTCCGGGGCGGCCCGAAGGGCCGAGCCCGGAATCCATGAACACGACGGTTCAGGGCAAAGCGAAAAGCGATACCGACAGCCTTCATCGGTAGCGATGGTGTTCATGGGTTCCGGGCTCAAGCGCTGCGCGCTTGCCCCGGAATGACGATGAGGTTCCAGAGAAGGACGATCAGGCCGCGAGCCGCTTCAGCGCCGCCCCCGGATCGATGCGGCCGTCATAGAGCGCGCGTCCCGTGATCGCGCCTTCGAGGATCGCGGCGTCGGGAGCACAGAGCCGCTCGATATCGGCCATCGAGGCCAGGCCGCCCGAGGCGATGACCGGGATGGACACGGCCTTCGCCAGCGCGATCGTGCCGTCCCAGTTGATGCCCTGGAGCATGCCGTCGCGGGCGATGTCGGTGTAGATGATCGCGGCGACGCCGGCATCCTCGAAGCGCTTGCCGAGATCGGCCGCAGCCAATGTCGAGGTTTCAGCCCAGCCTTCCACAGCCACGAAGCCGTCGCGCGCATCGATGCCGACCGCGACCTGCCCCGGAAATTCCTTCGCCGCTTCGCGCACGAAGCCGGGATCGCGCACCGCCGCCGTGCCGATGATGACGCGGCGGATGCCCTTCTCCAGCCAGCCCGCGACCGTCTTCATGTCGCGGATGCCGCCGCCGAGCTGCACCGGGAAGGCGACGCGGGCGAGGATCGCCTCGACCGCCGTCGCATTCATCGGCTTGCCGGCGAAGGCGCCGTCGAGATCGACGACATGCAGCCACTGGAAGCCTTGCGCTTCGAAGGCGGCGGCCTGCGCGGCTGGATCATCGTTGAAGATGGTGGCCTGCGCCATGTCGCCCTGCTTCAGCCGGACGCAGCGGCCTTCCTTCAGGTCGATCGCGGGAAAGAGGATCATGGCGCCCAGCTCAGGAAATTGGCGATGAGCTTCAGCCCCAGGGTCTGGCTCTTTTCGGGGTGGAACTGCGTGCCGGCGACGTTGCCATGCGCCACCATCGCCGTCACCGGCCCGCCATGCTCGGTCAAGGCCAGTACGTCCTGCGCGCGCTCGGGAACCAGCGCATAGGAGTGCACGAAATAGGCGTGCAACCCCTGCGGGCCGGTCTCGATGCCGTCGAGCAGCGGGTGCTCGTCCTGCTTGTGAAGGGTGTTCCAGCCCATATGCGGAATCTTCAGGCTGTCGTCGTCGATCTCGATCAGCGCGACATCGCCCGGAATCCAGCCGAGTCCCGGCGTGATCGTGTATTCCAGCCCGCGCGAGGCAAGGAGCTGCATGCCGACGCAGATGCCGAGGAAGGGCCGGCCCTTGGCCCGCACCACCTCTTCCAGCGTCTCGACCATGCCGGGCACGGCATCGAGCCCGCGCCGGCAATCGGCGAAGGCGCCGACGCCCGGCAGTACGATCCGGTCGGCCGCGCGCACGATGGCGGTATCGCTGGTGACGTGGATGGTCGAGGCGATGCCGCTCTCCTGCGCCGCCCGTTCGAAGGCCTTGGCAGCGGAATGCAGATTGCCCGAGCCGTAGTCGATGATCGCGACGCTCTGGCTCATCGCCCCCTTGCCTCCGGGAACAGGCCGATGATCGGCAGCGGCCCGCTCGGGCGTGACACCATCGCGGGAGGCGCGGTCTCGGCGCGGGGCGGCGCGGCCTCGCCGGCCAGCGCCCGCTCGAAATAGCGACGCTCGGCTTCCGGCAGGCTGCGCGCCTCGACGACGTCGGCGAGACGCCAGCCGTTCCGCGTGAGCTTGCGCACGACGAGGTTGTTGCCCTCGATGCCGAGGAACAGTGCGGTCGACCAGTAGATCAGCGAGAGCGCGCTGGGATGCAGGCCAAGGCGGCTGCGCAGGTAGAACAGCGCGCCCCAGATCAGCACGAAGAGCAGGGTCACCAGCCACAGCCGCTTGCCGAGGAGCCAGAGGCCCGTCAGCAGGAAGGCCGCCCAGGAGAAGCTCTCGGGGATGAGTCTGGCCTGCTCGATCTCCTCGCGCCGGCCGCCCGCGACGGGCGGCGGTGTCATGACGGTATAGAACGCCACGGCCGCCTCCTACAAAGCGCCCTTGGTGGAGGGAATGCGGTCGCCCTCGCGCGGATCGACCTCAAGCGCCTGCCTCAGCGCCCGTGCGAGCCCTTTGAAGCAGCTCTCGGCGATGTGGTGGGCGTTGTCGCCGTAGAGCGTCTCGACATGCAGGGTGATGCCGGCGTTGATCGCGAAGGCCTGGAAGAACTCGCGCACCAATTCGGTGTCGAACGAGCCGATCTTCTGCACCTTGAACTCGGTCCTGAACACAAGGAAGGGCCGGCCGGAGACGTCGATCGCGACGCGCGTCAGCGTCTCGTCCATCGGCAGATGCACGTCGGCGTAGCGGCGGATGCCCTTCTTGGAGCCGAGCGCCTGCTTCAGCGCCTCGCCCATGGCGATGCCGGCATCCTCGACCGAATGGTGGTCGTCGATATGGGTGTCGCCCTTCACCGCGACCTTGAGGTCAACAAGGGAATGGCGGGCGAACAGATCGAGCATATGGTCGAAGAAGCCGACGCCTGTGGCGATCTCGGCCTTGCCGGTGCCGTCGATCGTGAGCGAAACCGCGATATCGGTCTCGTTGGTGCGGCGCTTCACTTCGCCCGAACGCATGCTGGCCTCTCAGGGCTGGCTGGAAAACGGTTTCGCTTTAGCAGGGGCGGGCGGGGATGGCCACAGGCAGCGCAGGAACCTCCGCCGTCATCCCGGGCGCAGCGAAGCGGAGACCCGGGATCCATACCAGAGCGATTCCGGCAGGAGTTCCGGCATGGATCCCGGATCGGCGCCGCTCACGCGGCTTGTCCGGGATGACGGCGGAGGCTTGTGTGGGAAAAGCCCTCAGACTTTCGACAGCGCCTGCTCCAGATCGGCGATCAGGTCGTCGGCATGCTCCAGCCCGATTGAGAGGCGGATCATCCCGTCGGTCACGCCCATATCGGCGCGCACTTCCGGGGTGAAGCGCTGATGCGTCGTCGTCGCGGGATGGACGATCAGGCTCTTGGCATCGCCGAGATTGTTCGAGATGCGGATCAGCTTGCAGGCATTGAGCAGGCGGAAGGCGGCGTCCTTGCCGCCGGGCACCTCGAAGGCGATCAGCGTCGACGGGCCGCTCATCTGGCGCGCGATGATCTCGGCCTGCGGATGGCTCTTATGGCCGCAGAAGATGACCTTGGACGGCTTGGCGTGGGCGGCGAGCCAATCCGCGACCTTGACGGCGTTCTCCGCCTGCCTGGCGACGCGCAGCGGCAGCGTCTCCAGCGCCTTCAGCATCACCCAGGCGTTGAAGGGGGAGATCGCCGGGCCGGTCTGGCGCAGGAAGGTCTGGATATCGCCCTCGATCAGCTCTTTCGAGCCGACGATCAGGCCGCCGAGGCAACGCCCCTGCCCGTCGATATGCTTGGTCGCGGAATAGACGACGAGATCGGCGCCGAGCTCGAACGGCCTCTGGAAGAGCGGCGTGGCGAAGACGTTGTCGACCACGAGCCGGGCGCCGGCCGCCTTGGCGATCTTCGCCACGGCGGCGATATCGATCACCTCGAGCGTCGGGTTCGACGGGGTCTCGAGGAAGAAGATCTTGGTGTTCGGCCTGACAGCCTTGCGCCAGGCCTCGATGTCGCTGCCGTCGACCAGCGTCGACTCGACGCCGTAGCGCGGCAGATGATCCTCGACGATGTAGCGACAGGAGCCGAACAGCGCGCGGGCCGCCACCACATGGTCGCCGGCACGCAGCGGCGCCATCACCGCGGCGGTGACGGCGGCCATGCCGGTCGCGGTCGCGCGGCAGGCCTCGGCGCCCTCGAAGGCGGCCATGCGCTGTTCGAGCATGGCGACGGTCGGGTTCGAGAAGCGGGCATACTGGAAGCCCGGATCCTTGTTCAGGAAGCGGGCCTCGCATTGCTCCGCGCTGTCGTAGACATGGCCCTGCGTCAGGAATAGCGCTTCCGAGGTCTCGCCGAACTGCGAACGCATCGTGCCGGCATGGACGAGGCGGGTTTCAGGGTGCAGCTTGGCTGCGGGATTGTCCGATGCCGACATGGGGAACCTCAGTCCGTTCTTTTTAACGGACAAGGCAACTAGCATCTCCCCTTCTGTTCGTAAAGAAGAACAGAATTTCCTTTTCGGAAAACGCCGTGAGCGCCAAACCTTCTGCGCGCTCAGGCCAGGCGTTCGGCCGGCCGTCCAAGCGGCTGCAGGAAGCCGGTCAGGTCGGCCGTGACGTGATGCACATGTCCGGCCTCGACGGCGGCCTGCTCCCAGGCTTCGCGGAAGGGATCGGGCGTCTTCGGCACGATCAGCACGGTCTTCATGCCGAGCGCGCTCGGGACCAGCAGGTTCTTCTCGATGTCCTCGAACATCGCGGCGCGTCCCGGATCGACCGAATGCTTGGCCAGGAAGTTCTCGTAGGTCGCGCGCTCGGGCTTGGGCGTGAAGCCGGCCTGCACGATGTCGAAGATGTCCTCGAAGTGATGGAGGATGCCGAGTTTGCCGGCGACGTTCTCGGCATGGCCGCGCGAGCCGTTGGTCAGGATCAGCTTGCGGCCGGGCAGGGCCGCGATCGCCGCGCCGAGATCGGGGTTCGGGTCGAGCAGGGTCAGGTCGATCTGGTGGGCGAAATCGAGGAAGTCGTCGGGATCGATGCCATGCTCCTCCATCAGCCCCTTCAGCGTCGTGCCGTAGTGCTGGTAGTAGTATTTCTGCAGCGCGCGCGAGGAGAGCCCGTCGAGCCCGAACAGCTCGGAGAGGAACAGCGTGATGCGCTCGTCGACCTGCGGCCAGACCTTGGCCTCATGCGAATAGAGCGTGTTGTCGAGATCGAAGATCCAGTGGTCGACATGCGCGAAGGCCTGCGCCGTCAGGGGCGGGGTCGCGGCCGGTGTGTCAGCGAGTATTTTCATTGGACTCCGTGATGTGGCGAGCCGGAGTCTGCGCTGCAAGTCCTTGGCCAAGGCTTAATCGCGGCGAGGGCTCATGCCGTCATGGTCGGGCTTGACCCGACCATCTCGGAAACAAGCACCCTCTGGTCACGAGATTCTCGGGGCGGAGCTTTGCTCCGCCCGAGAATGACGCCGCTTGCTTCTCAGCGCCGGATGATCGTGCCGGCGCCGGTGTCGGTGAAGAGCTCGATCAGCGCGGCGTGGGGCACCTTGCCGTCGAGGATGACGACCGCCTCGACGCCCTTTTCCAGCGCGTAGATGCAGGTCTCGATCTTCGGGATCATGCCGCCCGAGATCGTACCATCAGCGATCAGCCGGCGGCATTCCTCGACCGTGAGCTCGGGGATGAGCTGCTTGTCCTTGGTCAGCACGCCCGGCACGTCGGTCAGCAGCAGCAGGCGCTTGGCATTGAGCGCGCCCGCGATCGCACCCGCGAAGGTGTCGGCATTGACATTGTAGGTCTGGCCGTCGGCGGCGGCGCAGACAGGCGCGAGCACCGGGATGAGCTCGGCCTTCAGCACCGCGTCGAGCACGCCGGTGTTGACCGTCTCCGGCTCGCCGACGAAGCCCAGGTCCAGCACCTCCTCGATCTTGGAATCGGGGTCGACGATGGTGCGCGTCACCTTGCGGGCGGTGACCATGTTGCCGTCCTTGCCGCAAAGGCCGATGGCGCGCCCGCCCTCGCGGGTGATGTAGCCGACGATCTCCTTGTTGACCGAGCCGGCGAGAACCATCTCGACGACTTCGACCGTCGCTTCGTCGGTGACGCGCAGGCCCTGCTTGAACTCGGACTGGATGCCGAGCTTCTTCAGCATCGCCGCGATCTGCGGCCCGCCGCCATGGCAGACCACCGGCTTGAGGCCGGACTGCTCGAGCAGCACGATATCCTCGGCGAAGTCCTCGGCGGTTGCGGCGTCGCCCATGGCGTTGCCGCCATATTTGATGACGATGATTTCCTGGTCGTAGCGCTGCATATGCGGCAGCGCCTGCACGAGCAGCTCGGCCGATTGCGACGGCGTCAGAAGGGGATGGTCGGTCATACGGGCAGGCTCCGCGCGGCCGCAGGAAGGGTCCGGCGGCGCTTCTAGCCGAAGTTTGCCAAGCGCGGAAGGACTAGCGGCAGGCGGGAACTGCCAGTGATGCAACTATAGATTGAAAATATCGCAACATGCGCTTTACTCGACAGGGCGAGGTCGATTCGCTGGCTGGGGAGAAGCTCAATGAGCAGTTGCACCGATCGAAACGGAGACAAATGGGAAATCTATTCCTCGGGTAGCGAGTGGCGTTGGCGCCGGGTCGCTTCGAATGGGCGCATCGTTGGCGCTTCCACGGAAGGCTATGCAAGCAAGGCGAACTGCGTCGCCAACGCTCAGCGCAACGGCATGACCTGCGCGCCGCAATAGCGCGCAGATCAGCGGCTGGCAGGCTTCGCCAGAACGGCCGCGACGGCAAGGCCGAGCCAGCCGCCGAGCATGAACCAGCCGCCGATCGGGGCTGCGCGCGGGAACAGCGCCTCGTTGGCGAAGCCGCGCCGCGCCAGATCGGCCGCGAACAGCGTGGCGCCGAAGATGATGGCCGAGAGCGCGAACCGCGCCACGACGTCCTGAAGATACCCGCCTTTGCGGGCCGCCGTGGCGCCGATGACGACGGAAGCGTGGAACAGCAGCATCTGTCCGGCGGTCTGGACATTGGCCGTGCCGGTGATGTGAGCGGCGGCCGCCAGCAGCGCGACGCCGGCCAGCCCCATCAGGGCGGCGAGGACGAGGTGGGTCTTCGTCGCGGTCATGCAGCCCTCACTCCCGCTCCGCCAGCACCCGGCCGATCGCGGCGCGCAGTTCGGGGATGCCCACTCCCTTCTCGCTGGAGGTCAGCAGCACCTCGGGGAAGGCGGCCGGCCGGCGCTTGATCTCGTCATAGGTCGCCTCGGTCATGAACTGCTGATCGGCGGGTTTGAGCGCGTCACCCTTGGTCAGCACGACCTGATAGGACACGGCGGCCTTGTCGAGCGTCTCCAGCACGGCGCCGTCGACATCCTTGATGCCGTGGCGGGCGTCGATCAGGACATAGACGCGCATCAGGTTCGAGCGGCCGCGCAGATAGTCGTGGATCAGCCGGGTCCAGGCCGCGACCTTCTCCTTGCCGACGGCGGCATAGCCATAGCCGGGCATGTCGACGATGGTCAGCCGCTCGTCATGGTCGACCTGGCGGAAGAAGTTGAGCTGCTGCGTGCGGCCCGGCGTATGCGAGGTGCGCGCCAGCGCGTTGCGCCGCGTCAACGCGTTGATCAGGCTGGACTTGCCGACATTGGAGCGGCCGGCGAAGGCGATCTCCTGCCCCACCATCGGCGGCAGGTCGTCGATCTTGGTCGAGGCCCAGACGAAGTCCCACGGCCCCTCGAAGAGCTTGCGGGCGGCCTCGATCTCCTCGGCGTCATAGGGCTTGGTCATGGATGTGGTCATGCGCCCTGCCTACACGGCTGCGCGGAGCGCGTCGATATCGGCGCCCTGGATCGCGTCGACGTGCCGCGCGATCTTGTCCGCATCCCAGTCCCACCAGCGGATCGTCAGCAGCTCCGAGACGATCTCGGGCGGGAAGCGCATCTTGACGATCCGGCCGGGATTGCCGGCGACGACGGCATAGGGCGGCACGTCGCGCGTCACCTGGGCCCGGGTGCCGATGATCGCGCCGTCGCCGATCGTCACGCCCGGCATGATCACGGCTTCGCGCCCGATCCAGACATCGTTGCCGATCACCAGGTCGCCGCGATTGTTCGGGCCGGGCCGCTTCAGCGCCTCGGGATCGCCGAGGCCGAACATCTGGAAGGGAAAGGTCGAGAAGCCACCGATCGGATGGTTGGCACCGTTCATGATGAACTGCGCGGCCTGCGCGATCGCGACGAATTTCCCGATGATCAGCCGGTCGCCGATGAAGTCGAAATGATAGCGCACGCAGCGGGCGACGAAATGCTCCGGCCCGCGCGAGTCGTCATAGTAGCTGTAGTCGCCGACCTCGATCAGCGGGTGGTCGACCACGGCCTTGAGGAAGGCGGTGCCCTTCCAGCCGGCAATGGGATGGCGCGTCTGCGGATCGGGTAGCGGCATCGCGGAAAGGCCTTGGCCGAAAATGCGAAGGGCGGGAAACCCCGCCCTTCGAACTCTCACTTCTTGTTGGTGTTGGCTGGCTTGGGCGGCGCGGCAACGGCGCCTGCCGTCGCGGGTTTCTTGCCGAACAGGCCCTTGAGGTTGTCGAAGAGTTCGATCTTCACCCCGTTCTTGCGCATGATGTAGCCCTGCTGGAGCACCGAGAGCAGGTTGTTCCAGCTCCAGTAGATCACTAGGCCGGCCGGGAACGAGCCGAGCAGGAAGGTGAAGAACACCGGCATCCAGGTGAACATCATCTTCTGCACCGGGTCCGGCGGCTCCGGGTTCATCTTCATCTGGACGAACATCGTGAAGCCCATGATGATCGGCCAGGCGCCGAGATGCAGGAAGGCCGGCGGCGTGAACGGGATCAGCCCGAACAGGTTGAACAGGTTGGTCGGGTCCGGCGCCGCCAGATCGTGGATCCAGCCGAAGAACGGCGCGTGCCGCATCTCGATGGTGATGAACAGGATCTTGTAGAGCGCGAAGAACACCGGGATCTGCAGCAGCACCGGCCAGCAGCCGGCGACCGGGTTGATCTTCTGCGTCTTGTAAAGCTCCATCAGCGCTTGCTGCTGCTTCATCTTGTCGTCGGCGTAGCGCTCTCGGATCGCCGTCATTTCCGGCTGCAGCGCCTTCATCTTCGCCATCGAGGCGTAGGACTTGTTGGCGAGCGGGAAGAACAGCGCCTTGAGCAGCACCGTGACGAGCAGGATCGCGACGCCGAAATTGCCGACGTGCTTGTAGATCCAGTCGAGCAGGAAGAAAAGCGGCTTGGTGATGAAATAGAACCAGCCCCAGTCGATCAGCAGCTCGAAGCGCTTGATGCCGAGGTTCTTCTCGTAGCCGTCGACCGCCGCGACCTCCTTGGCGCCGGCGAAGAGCCGGGCATTGGCGGAGACGGTGGCGCCCGGCGCGATCGCGATGGCCTCGCCGAGGAAATCGGCCTGATAGGTGTGGCCCGTGCCGGTCTGGACCGAGGAGTAGCGGCCCTCGTATTTGCGCTGCTGGTCCGGGATGACGGCGGCAGCCCAGTACTTGTCGGTTATGCCGACGAAGCCGCCGACGGCGTCCTTCCAGCTCTTGCCGGTCGTGCCGGGCGAGAGCAGCGGCTCCTTGTCGATCTTGTCGTAGGTGTATTCCTGCAGGCCCTGCTCGCCGAGATTGCCGACGAGGCCCTCATGCAGCACGTAGTAGCCGAGAGTGGTCGGCTTGCCCTGGCGCACGACCTGGCCGTAGGGGAACAGCGTCACGGCGCTGCCGCCCTTGTTGTCGACCTCGTCGCGGATCGTGAACATGGCGTTGTCGTCGA
Above is a genomic segment from Bosea sp. NBC_00550 containing:
- a CDS encoding transporter substrate-binding domain-containing protein; the protein is MAIASMIRQAGVALGLVFAATVATGAQAQTSLLDAVQSRGALQICTTGDYKPFTLAKDGSFEGIDIELAKSLAKALGVEAKFVQTKWADLLTDMGSGKCDVAMGGISVTLDRQKKVFFSAPYLVNGKAPIVRCADKGKFQTVADIDKPETRVIVNPGGTNERFVRANFKQAKIEVYPDNVTIFDQILAGKADLMIAESIEVKVQEKAKPGLCAVNPDEPLQYGEMGYMLPRGDATFKAFVDQWLHLARATGEFAGIYNQFVR
- the hisA gene encoding 1-(5-phosphoribosyl)-5-[(5-phosphoribosylamino)methylideneamino]imidazole-4-carboxamide isomerase → MGAMILFPAIDLKEGRCVRLKQGDMAQATIFNDDPAAQAAAFEAQGFQWLHVVDLDGAFAGKPMNATAVEAILARVAFPVQLGGGIRDMKTVAGWLEKGIRRVIIGTAAVRDPGFVREAAKEFPGQVAVGIDARDGFVAVEGWAETSTLAAADLGKRFEDAGVAAIIYTDIARDGMLQGINWDGTIALAKAVSIPVIASGGLASMADIERLCAPDAAILEGAITGRALYDGRIDPGAALKRLAA
- the hisH gene encoding imidazole glycerol phosphate synthase subunit HisH → MSQSVAIIDYGSGNLHSAAKAFERAAQESGIASTIHVTSDTAIVRAADRIVLPGVGAFADCRRGLDAVPGMVETLEEVVRAKGRPFLGICVGMQLLASRGLEYTITPGLGWIPGDVALIEIDDDSLKIPHMGWNTLHKQDEHPLLDGIETGPQGLHAYFVHSYALVPERAQDVLALTEHGGPVTAMVAHGNVAGTQFHPEKSQTLGLKLIANFLSWAP
- a CDS encoding DUF2628 domain-containing protein, with translation MAFYTVMTPPPVAGGRREEIEQARLIPESFSWAAFLLTGLWLLGKRLWLVTLLFVLIWGALFYLRSRLGLHPSALSLIYWSTALFLGIEGNNLVVRKLTRNGWRLADVVEARSLPEAERRYFERALAGEAAPPRAETAPPAMVSRPSGPLPIIGLFPEARGR
- the hisB gene encoding imidazoleglycerol-phosphate dehydratase HisB, which encodes MRSGEVKRRTNETDIAVSLTIDGTGKAEIATGVGFFDHMLDLFARHSLVDLKVAVKGDTHIDDHHSVEDAGIAMGEALKQALGSKKGIRRYADVHLPMDETLTRVAIDVSGRPFLVFRTEFKVQKIGSFDTELVREFFQAFAINAGITLHVETLYGDNAHHIAESCFKGLARALRQALEVDPREGDRIPSTKGAL
- a CDS encoding O-succinylhomoserine sulfhydrylase, yielding MSASDNPAAKLHPETRLVHAGTMRSQFGETSEALFLTQGHVYDSAEQCEARFLNKDPGFQYARFSNPTVAMLEQRMAAFEGAEACRATATGMAAVTAAVMAPLRAGDHVVAARALFGSCRYIVEDHLPRYGVESTLVDGSDIEAWRKAVRPNTKIFFLETPSNPTLEVIDIAAVAKIAKAAGARLVVDNVFATPLFQRPFELGADLVVYSATKHIDGQGRCLGGLIVGSKELIEGDIQTFLRQTGPAISPFNAWVMLKALETLPLRVARQAENAVKVADWLAAHAKPSKVIFCGHKSHPQAEIIARQMSGPSTLIAFEVPGGKDAAFRLLNACKLIRISNNLGDAKSLIVHPATTTHQRFTPEVRADMGVTDGMIRLSIGLEHADDLIADLEQALSKV
- a CDS encoding pyrimidine 5'-nucleotidase; the protein is MKILADTPAATPPLTAQAFAHVDHWIFDLDNTLYSHEAKVWPQVDERITLFLSELFGLDGLSSRALQKYYYQHYGTTLKGLMEEHGIDPDDFLDFAHQIDLTLLDPNPDLGAAIAALPGRKLILTNGSRGHAENVAGKLGILHHFEDIFDIVQAGFTPKPERATYENFLAKHSVDPGRAAMFEDIEKNLLVPSALGMKTVLIVPKTPDPFREAWEQAAVEAGHVHHVTADLTGFLQPLGRPAERLA
- the argB gene encoding acetylglutamate kinase, giving the protein MTDHPLLTPSQSAELLVQALPHMQRYDQEIIVIKYGGNAMGDAATAEDFAEDIVLLEQSGLKPVVCHGGGPQIAAMLKKLGIQSEFKQGLRVTDEATVEVVEMVLAGSVNKEIVGYITREGGRAIGLCGKDGNMVTARKVTRTIVDPDSKIEEVLDLGFVGEPETVNTGVLDAVLKAELIPVLAPVCAAADGQTYNVNADTFAGAIAGALNAKRLLLLTDVPGVLTKDKQLIPELTVEECRRLIADGTISGGMIPKIETCIYALEKGVEAVVILDGKVPHAALIELFTDTGAGTIIRR
- a CDS encoding YegP family protein produces the protein MSSCTDRNGDKWEIYSSGSEWRWRRVASNGRIVGASTEGYASKANCVANAQRNGMTCAPQ
- a CDS encoding DUF423 domain-containing protein, with amino-acid sequence MTATKTHLVLAALMGLAGVALLAAAAHITGTANVQTAGQMLLFHASVVIGATAARKGGYLQDVVARFALSAIIFGATLFAADLARRGFANEALFPRAAPIGGWFMLGGWLGLAVAAVLAKPASR
- the yihA gene encoding ribosome biogenesis GTP-binding protein YihA/YsxC gives rise to the protein MTTSMTKPYDAEEIEAARKLFEGPWDFVWASTKIDDLPPMVGQEIAFAGRSNVGKSSLINALTRRNALARTSHTPGRTQQLNFFRQVDHDERLTIVDMPGYGYAAVGKEKVAAWTRLIHDYLRGRSNLMRVYVLIDARHGIKDVDGAVLETLDKAAVSYQVVLTKGDALKPADQQFMTEATYDEIKRRPAAFPEVLLTSSEKGVGIPELRAAIGRVLAERE
- a CDS encoding CatB-related O-acetyltransferase; the protein is MPLPDPQTRHPIAGWKGTAFLKAVVDHPLIEVGDYSYYDDSRGPEHFVARCVRYHFDFIGDRLIIGKFVAIAQAAQFIMNGANHPIGGFSTFPFQMFGLGDPEALKRPGPNNRGDLVIGNDVWIGREAVIMPGVTIGDGAIIGTRAQVTRDVPPYAVVAGNPGRIVKMRFPPEIVSELLTIRWWDWDADKIARHVDAIQGADIDALRAAV
- the yidC gene encoding membrane protein insertase YidC; this translates as MKEDNRNLLLAIVMSVVILLGWQFFYAKPQMEKQQEAARQNQQAQSQQAPAASGSTPAPATPGQPAGSAAPGAALTQAAGTREQALAASPRVRIDTPKISGSISLTGARIDDVSLKAYRETVDPHSANIILLSPLGGPNAYYSDFGWVAAPGSNVVLPNATTVWTPDSQVLTPAKPLTLSWDNGQGLTFRRVVSVDDNAMFTIRDEVDNKGGSAVTLFPYGQVVRQGKPTTLGYYVLHEGLVGNLGEQGLQEYTYDKIDKEPLLSPGTTGKSWKDAVGGFVGITDKYWAAAVIPDQQRKYEGRYSSVQTGTGHTYQADFLGEAIAIAPGATVSANARLFAGAKEVAAVDGYEKNLGIKRFELLIDWGWFYFITKPLFFLLDWIYKHVGNFGVAILLVTVLLKALFFPLANKSYASMAKMKALQPEMTAIRERYADDKMKQQQALMELYKTQKINPVAGCWPVLLQIPVFFALYKILFITIEMRHAPFFGWIHDLAAPDPTNLFNLFGLIPFTPPAFLHLGAWPIIMGFTMFVQMKMNPEPPDPVQKMMFTWMPVFFTFLLGSFPAGLVIYWSWNNLLSVLQQGYIMRKNGVKIELFDNLKGLFGKKPATAGAVAAPPKPANTNKK